In one Thermoplasmata archaeon genomic region, the following are encoded:
- a CDS encoding RlmE family RNA methyltransferase produces MVRRFVAERRRDPYYRAAQKEGLRSRAAFKLTFLASRFPILRPGARVLDLGAAPGGWSLVARDLIGPRGTVVAVDQRAFEAAEGIHPIHGRVGDPRLLARLGRVGFDTVLSDLSPRISGAYATDHARSVELVRAAFALAREVLRENGSFAAKVFDGDMRGELEEELRPYFARWARTKPPASREQSSEMYLIGLGFSAKRGRPSAPTSVPPGPL; encoded by the coding sequence ATGGTCCGACGGTTTGTGGCAGAGCGTCGGCGCGATCCGTACTACCGCGCGGCGCAGAAGGAGGGATTGCGCTCGCGGGCGGCGTTCAAGCTGACGTTCCTCGCCTCCCGATTTCCCATCCTCCGGCCCGGGGCCCGGGTCCTCGATCTCGGGGCCGCCCCCGGCGGCTGGTCGCTCGTCGCGCGCGACCTCATCGGCCCTCGGGGCACGGTCGTGGCGGTCGACCAGCGCGCCTTCGAGGCCGCCGAGGGCATCCACCCGATCCACGGCCGGGTCGGTGACCCGAGACTTCTCGCGCGACTCGGACGCGTCGGGTTCGACACGGTGCTCTCCGATCTCTCGCCCCGGATCAGCGGGGCGTACGCGACCGATCACGCCCGCAGCGTGGAGCTCGTTCGCGCGGCGTTCGCGCTCGCCCGCGAGGTACTCCGCGAGAACGGCTCCTTCGCCGCGAAGGTGTTCGACGGCGACATGCGCGGGGAGCTCGAGGAGGAACTGCGCCCGTACTTCGCCCGATGGGCCCGCACGAAGCCTCCCGCCTCGCGCGAACAGTCCTCCGAGATGTACCTGATCGGCCTCGGCTTCTCGGCGAAGCGCGGGCGTCCGAGCGCACCCACTTCCGTGCCGCCCGGCCCCCTCTAG